From the Luteolibacter arcticus genome, one window contains:
- a CDS encoding phage replication initiation protein, NGO0469 family: MKLSEKKTGEFTPHPETESPVKAVIVDVTPLKKRDTEYGVKEEFRLVFETEEKMENGDNFTVRSRLYSPSLNEKANFRKDIKKLLGRDLTAQELQEFDTESLIGMGAKLMIDHTHKDNETYANIVLIKPDESPMKPGGKYVRLKDREQKSDSGGGSGGSGGKDATYKKAPDAAEAREPWQKCKVHVGKHKGVDLGDLDQDAVLALLEKWLPKCGAEGQPKPTADDKRLKAALEEVKALLEGTTAAEPEAEPEADY; encoded by the coding sequence ATGAAACTGAGCGAAAAGAAAACCGGCGAATTCACGCCGCACCCCGAAACCGAATCCCCCGTTAAGGCCGTGATCGTCGACGTGACCCCGTTGAAGAAGCGGGACACCGAGTATGGCGTGAAGGAGGAATTCCGCCTCGTCTTTGAGACCGAGGAGAAGATGGAGAACGGCGACAACTTCACGGTTCGCAGCCGCCTCTATTCGCCCTCCCTCAATGAGAAGGCGAACTTCCGGAAGGACATCAAGAAGCTGCTCGGCCGCGACCTGACGGCGCAGGAGCTGCAGGAGTTCGATACCGAGAGCCTGATCGGCATGGGCGCGAAGCTCATGATCGACCACACGCACAAGGACAACGAGACCTACGCGAACATCGTCCTGATCAAGCCCGACGAGTCCCCGATGAAGCCAGGCGGCAAGTACGTCCGTCTCAAGGACCGCGAGCAGAAGAGCGATAGCGGCGGCGGGTCGGGCGGCAGCGGCGGCAAGGATGCCACCTACAAGAAAGCGCCCGATGCGGCCGAAGCCCGCGAGCCGTGGCAGAAGTGCAAGGTTCACGTCGGCAAGCACAAGGGCGTCGATCTCGGTGACCTCGACCAAGACGCCGTGCTCGCGCTGCTAGAGAAGTGGCTTCCGAAGTGCGGAGCCGAGGGCCAGCCGAAACCGACGGCCGACGACAAGCGGCTGAAGGCGGCGCTCGAGGAAGTGAAGGCGTTGCTCGAAGGCACGACGGCCGCCGAGCCCGAGGCGGAACCCGAAGCGGATTATTAA
- a CDS encoding 3'-5' exonuclease: MISNFEDAGTLGPSPQPSAPREPGIVVFDIETGPRPVAELEALMPEFEAPANYKDPAKIAEAIEQKRAAWIEKAALSPLTGRVLAIGALIDGEYLHAIQGDGFDSEAEIIGWFWTMIGNRTILIGHNSNRFDLPFLFRRSWSLGILPPPRSNGRSFAGSIDLMEAWQLGDRTEFISLDTVAKFLGVGAKTGSGGQFADLLKFDVEAALRYLENDVMLTARVAERMGFDAGCPDVATASKEAVPQPASVGDPDDY, translated from the coding sequence ATGATCTCCAATTTTGAAGACGCCGGCACGCTCGGCCCATCGCCGCAGCCGTCCGCACCGCGTGAACCTGGCATCGTCGTGTTCGACATTGAGACGGGCCCGCGACCAGTCGCCGAGCTCGAAGCGCTGATGCCCGAGTTCGAAGCGCCCGCCAACTACAAGGACCCGGCGAAGATCGCGGAGGCGATCGAGCAGAAGCGCGCGGCGTGGATCGAGAAAGCGGCGCTGTCACCGCTCACCGGCCGGGTGCTGGCGATCGGCGCGCTGATCGATGGCGAATACCTGCATGCCATTCAAGGCGACGGCTTCGACAGCGAGGCTGAAATCATCGGCTGGTTTTGGACGATGATCGGCAACCGCACGATCCTGATCGGTCACAACTCCAACCGCTTCGATCTGCCGTTCCTGTTCCGCCGCTCGTGGTCGCTTGGCATCCTGCCTCCGCCGCGGTCCAACGGCCGGAGCTTCGCCGGGTCCATCGACCTGATGGAGGCATGGCAGCTCGGCGACCGCACCGAGTTCATCTCGCTCGACACCGTGGCGAAGTTCCTCGGCGTCGGCGCGAAGACGGGCAGCGGCGGACAGTTCGCCGACCTGCTGAAGTTCGATGTCGAGGCGGCTCTTCGCTACCTCGAGAACGACGTGATGCTGACCGCTCGCGTCGCCGAGCGCATGGGCTTCGATGCTGGTTGCCCCGACGTGGCGACCGCATCGAAGGAAGCCGTTCCTCAACCCGCATCCGTCGGCGACCCCGACGACTACTAA
- a CDS encoding DNA cytosine methyltransferase → MKYRIADLFCGAGGTSSGAVEAAAALGRLPEVTAVNHWQVAIDTHTANHPTARHLCTGIDSVNPLDHFERGGLDLLWASPECTHHSIARGGKPINDQSRSTAWHVLNWVEKLLPPIVLVENVPEFATWGPVGHNGRPLKRRKGEIFQQWIATLRSFGYKVDYRLLCAADYGDPTTRTRLFVQAVRGRRRIVWPDATHSREGDLLATRRWAPARDIIDWSLPAGSIFERKKPLSPKTLARIEAGLRKFGLKGFIVPQFGERPGQEPRTHDIDRPAPAVTSHGAGALVQPFIVPQCSNPTPKSVDEPLGTLLAEGSGPKLVMPYIVAWDQTSGGPGAGITPIDDPLSTVVTKARHGVAEPFLVKLRGTNDAADIDKPAPTVTAGGTHLGLAQPFLVNMKGQSDAADIDQPAPTVTAHAPHLYMAEPFLVKTANGGGEDSRVKSLEEPMPTVCGNRGDVALIEPHLLPQQSDGRLRPVSEPAPTVATAGAIALVQPFLVSFYGNGQAHDIAEPAPTVTCKDRFGLVRPVVEIDGNRYLLDIRFRMLQPHELALAQGFPAGYIFTGNKTDQVKQIGNAVPRRLARALVGAALSQCEDVTALVAAEERKGAA, encoded by the coding sequence ATGAAATACCGAATCGCAGACTTATTTTGTGGCGCTGGTGGTACCAGTTCCGGAGCGGTGGAAGCCGCCGCAGCCTTGGGCCGTCTCCCGGAAGTGACCGCCGTAAACCACTGGCAAGTGGCGATCGACACGCACACCGCGAATCACCCGACCGCGCGGCACCTGTGCACGGGGATCGACTCCGTAAACCCGCTCGACCACTTCGAGCGCGGCGGGCTCGATTTGCTTTGGGCATCGCCGGAATGCACCCATCACAGCATCGCCCGCGGCGGGAAGCCCATCAACGATCAAAGCCGCTCGACTGCCTGGCATGTGCTGAATTGGGTGGAGAAGCTGCTGCCGCCGATCGTGCTGGTGGAGAACGTGCCCGAGTTCGCGACGTGGGGACCGGTGGGCCACAACGGCCGGCCGCTCAAGCGCCGCAAGGGAGAGATCTTCCAACAGTGGATCGCCACCCTCCGAAGCTTCGGTTACAAGGTCGACTACCGGCTTCTGTGTGCCGCCGACTATGGCGACCCGACTACCCGCACCCGGCTATTCGTGCAGGCCGTGCGCGGGCGCCGCCGCATCGTGTGGCCGGATGCCACCCACTCGCGCGAGGGCGACCTCCTCGCCACGCGGCGCTGGGCACCGGCCCGGGACATCATCGACTGGTCCTTACCAGCGGGATCGATCTTTGAGCGGAAGAAACCGCTCTCGCCCAAGACTCTGGCGCGGATCGAGGCAGGACTGCGCAAGTTCGGCCTGAAAGGGTTCATCGTTCCGCAGTTCGGCGAGCGGCCGGGGCAGGAGCCTCGCACTCATGACATCGACCGGCCCGCGCCCGCAGTAACCAGCCACGGGGCCGGAGCGTTGGTTCAGCCGTTCATCGTTCCCCAGTGCTCTAACCCGACGCCGAAGAGTGTGGATGAGCCGCTAGGCACGTTACTCGCCGAAGGGAGCGGGCCGAAGCTGGTGATGCCCTACATCGTCGCGTGGGATCAAACCAGCGGCGGCCCGGGGGCAGGCATCACGCCGATCGATGATCCGCTCTCGACGGTGGTGACCAAGGCCCGGCATGGAGTGGCGGAGCCGTTCCTCGTAAAGCTCCGCGGCACGAACGATGCCGCTGACATCGACAAGCCAGCGCCCACGGTCACCGCGGGAGGAACGCACCTCGGTCTTGCACAGCCGTTCCTGGTGAACATGAAGGGCCAGAGTGATGCGGCGGACATAGATCAACCTGCTCCCACCGTCACCGCTCATGCCCCACACCTCTACATGGCGGAGCCTTTCCTTGTGAAGACCGCCAACGGCGGGGGCGAGGATTCGCGGGTGAAGTCACTCGAAGAGCCGATGCCAACCGTCTGCGGGAATCGTGGCGACGTGGCATTGATCGAGCCTCACTTGCTCCCGCAGCAGAGCGACGGCCGCTTGCGTCCGGTGAGTGAGCCCGCGCCCACAGTGGCGACGGCGGGAGCGATCGCCTTGGTTCAGCCGTTTCTCGTCAGCTTCTACGGCAATGGACAGGCGCACGACATCGCGGAGCCAGCCCCCACCGTCACATGCAAGGACCGCTTCGGCTTGGTCCGGCCGGTGGTGGAGATCGATGGCAACCGCTACCTGCTCGACATCCGCTTCCGGATGCTCCAACCGCACGAGCTCGCCTTGGCTCAAGGCTTCCCCGCGGGCTACATCTTCACCGGGAACAAGACTGACCAGGTGAAGCAGATCGGGAACGCCGTGCCGCGGCGCTTGGCCCGCGCGCTGGTGGGTGCAGCGCTTTCCCAATGCGAGGACGTGACCGCACTGGTCGCGGCCGAAGAGCGAAAGGGGGCAGCATGA
- a CDS encoding RusA family crossover junction endodeoxyribonuclease: MITQRLIHDIRAVGEPKGQPRPRAFIKKGKGGTQRASVYEAGTAENWKSCVANACESLEGAGLAVPLMVSLTFYFPRPKFHFGTKGNVLTRWVASLFAKKPDVDNAAKAVLDTLTGIGVWVDDAIVTDQITRKRFAAPGTAPGCRIQIYELTETIP, from the coding sequence ATGATCACCCAACGCCTCATCCACGACATCCGCGCTGTCGGCGAACCGAAGGGCCAGCCGCGCCCTCGCGCCTTCATCAAGAAGGGCAAGGGAGGCACACAGCGTGCGTCGGTCTACGAAGCGGGCACCGCCGAAAATTGGAAGTCGTGCGTCGCGAATGCCTGCGAGTCGCTCGAAGGCGCGGGGCTCGCGGTGCCGCTGATGGTGTCGCTCACGTTCTACTTCCCGCGGCCGAAGTTCCATTTCGGCACGAAGGGCAACGTCCTCACGCGGTGGGTCGCCTCGCTCTTCGCCAAGAAGCCGGACGTCGACAACGCGGCGAAGGCAGTGCTCGACACTCTCACCGGCATCGGGGTGTGGGTCGATGATGCGATCGTGACCGACCAGATCACCCGCAAGCGCTTCGCAGCCCCAGGCACCGCGCCCGGCTGCCGGATCCAGATTTACGAACTCACTGAAACAATCCCATGA
- a CDS encoding DEAD/DEAH box helicase: protein MITLDKDQLAAMARINEGKNVFLTGAAGTGKSSVTVEMIRRRLGERSLKVCATTGVAALNLRDKLAALFGQDVETSTIYRWSGIGIGPRPEQSFGDYYEWMSKRGYAWAGTCSRIRGTKMLVIDEISMLPGRTLDFIDYVCRCVRGNDLPFGGIQVVAVGDFLQLPPVSKTGTYDWAFQSAAWELADFCAASLRTVHRQADGEFVGLLNMFREGHVTRDGAALLKSRVAMFPDKDLLRLLTHNAQVDKWNGYQLNCIEKPEIVLTADGDGPTDEVAWLQKNLVTPTVLRIKDGARVMITANLPDANVGPGGGLAAANGDMGTVLGYDGKMVSVKLDSGKVLYVQPHKWEFDPTSEHETGYFQQFPLRLAWAATIHKSQGLTLDRALVDIRAAREPGQAYVALSRVRGLPGLFMKDMFKGVWVSDEAREFHRKIEAGWGDNVATIKTAEPAFTLTSEEDY, encoded by the coding sequence ATGATCACTCTCGACAAAGACCAGCTCGCCGCGATGGCGCGCATCAACGAAGGCAAAAACGTGTTCCTGACCGGCGCGGCCGGCACCGGCAAGTCATCGGTGACAGTGGAGATGATCCGCCGCCGCCTCGGCGAGCGCTCGCTGAAGGTGTGCGCGACGACCGGCGTCGCGGCACTGAATCTGCGCGACAAGCTCGCCGCGCTCTTCGGCCAGGACGTCGAGACATCGACCATTTACCGCTGGTCGGGGATCGGCATCGGTCCGCGGCCTGAGCAGTCATTCGGCGACTACTACGAGTGGATGAGCAAGCGCGGCTATGCGTGGGCCGGGACATGCTCGCGGATCCGCGGCACGAAGATGCTCGTCATTGACGAAATCTCGATGCTGCCCGGCCGGACGCTCGATTTCATCGACTACGTGTGCCGCTGCGTCCGCGGCAACGACCTGCCATTCGGTGGTATCCAGGTGGTGGCCGTCGGCGACTTCCTCCAGCTCCCGCCGGTCTCGAAGACGGGCACTTACGATTGGGCGTTCCAATCGGCGGCGTGGGAGCTTGCCGACTTCTGCGCGGCATCGCTGCGGACGGTCCACCGGCAAGCGGACGGCGAATTCGTCGGCCTGCTGAACATGTTCCGCGAAGGGCACGTGACCCGCGACGGCGCCGCGCTGCTGAAGTCACGGGTCGCGATGTTCCCCGACAAGGATCTGCTGCGGCTGCTGACGCACAATGCGCAGGTCGACAAGTGGAACGGCTATCAGCTCAACTGCATCGAAAAGCCGGAGATCGTGCTGACGGCCGACGGCGACGGGCCGACCGACGAAGTCGCCTGGCTGCAAAAGAACCTGGTCACGCCGACGGTCCTGCGGATCAAGGATGGTGCCCGGGTGATGATCACGGCGAATTTGCCAGACGCGAACGTCGGGCCCGGCGGCGGGCTGGCCGCGGCCAATGGCGACATGGGGACGGTGCTCGGCTACGACGGGAAGATGGTGAGCGTGAAGCTCGACAGCGGCAAGGTGCTCTACGTGCAGCCGCACAAGTGGGAATTCGATCCGACGTCGGAGCATGAGACCGGCTACTTCCAGCAATTCCCGCTGCGCCTGGCTTGGGCGGCTACCATCCACAAATCGCAGGGACTGACGCTCGATCGGGCATTGGTCGATATCCGCGCCGCGCGCGAGCCGGGGCAAGCCTACGTGGCGCTCTCGCGCGTGCGCGGGCTGCCCGGGTTGTTCATGAAGGACATGTTCAAGGGCGTTTGGGTTTCCGACGAGGCCCGCGAATTTCACCGGAAGATCGAGGCGGGATGGGGCGACAACGTCGCGACCATCAAGACGGCGGAACCGGCGTTTACTCTGACAAGCGAGGAGGACTACTGA
- a CDS encoding DNA adenine methylase, with the protein MNHGLIPYVGGKHRLAHRLVEMCAVPPADTFVDVFGGSAAVTLAAGDRFGKLIYNDVDGDLVNLFRVISDPGTRQLLFRLLRWLPPSRRVFEDDYRQYVAGGFSFHAVADPIERARRTFYRHCFVFGGKVRSGGFAISTGDRDRIKEVPRYRNALRKLARIGGLFRRVVIENLHYSELIRIHGRRNDAVLFIDPPYHGSEDYYSRTFGAGDHAFLANQLATVPARVVCTYYDTPGIRSLYPPPLWRWESIAATKNSAFTKGNKVLTSEHVIIKEAFQKTSPPPVSHDYH; encoded by the coding sequence ATGAACCATGGCTTGATTCCCTACGTCGGCGGAAAGCATCGGCTGGCCCATCGGCTTGTTGAAATGTGCGCGGTACCTCCCGCCGACACTTTCGTCGATGTCTTCGGCGGTTCGGCCGCGGTGACGCTTGCTGCAGGCGATCGCTTCGGGAAGCTCATCTACAACGACGTCGACGGCGACCTCGTGAATCTCTTCCGGGTGATTTCGGATCCCGGCACGCGGCAACTGCTCTTCCGTCTCCTGCGATGGCTCCCGCCCTCGCGTCGGGTGTTCGAGGACGATTATCGGCAGTACGTCGCGGGTGGTTTCAGTTTTCACGCCGTCGCGGATCCCATCGAGCGGGCTCGGCGGACGTTCTACCGGCATTGCTTCGTTTTCGGCGGCAAGGTGCGCAGCGGAGGCTTCGCAATCAGCACCGGCGATCGCGACCGGATCAAAGAAGTTCCGCGGTACCGCAACGCGCTCCGGAAGCTGGCACGCATCGGCGGCTTGTTTCGCCGGGTCGTGATCGAGAACCTCCACTATTCGGAGCTGATCAGGATCCACGGTCGCCGCAATGACGCCGTGCTCTTCATCGATCCACCGTACCACGGCAGCGAAGACTACTACTCGCGGACCTTCGGCGCCGGCGACCATGCCTTTCTGGCAAACCAGCTTGCCACGGTGCCGGCGCGAGTCGTCTGCACCTACTACGACACGCCCGGGATCCGCTCGCTCTATCCGCCGCCGCTCTGGCGATGGGAAAGCATCGCGGCGACCAAGAACAGCGCCTTCACCAAAGGCAATAAGGTGCTCACGTCCGAACACGTCATCATCAAAGAAGCATTTCAAAAAACCTCTCCACCACCCGTTTCCCATGACTATCACTGA
- a CDS encoding BT4734/BF3469 family protein has protein sequence MSIPIKELLAGRKAPPKSFNPSIDYYNSAKAKSPRGVTTLRDFFEAVRSDEYAESVSKIRECIAHGVDPGELKKALPAVSISGTVTTGGRSGAATEGRFQHSGLLQIDLDGKDNPNWSLGAMREALMADPHVVSVLTSASGTGVKGFARISPDVDLHLGSFLAAERHFTAVGLVIDKACKDPVRLCFVSHDPDAWFRDDEARILEPLTEADVENGDGLILHETGPRPPTLHDLESMLSCIPKGMHYDEWNKILSAAFAQFGESAIPYLEAWDMRKPGEMPYKLKTRMKDFGFGTLVMRAKENGWAPTVESSIAPRSPKTPAAPSKPEAKSSDKSLIPPHVFPIPANEIGHDLAARHIFSVIGPTNRLFMRGVTAHEVAQEPAGDFTLLPVNPERFVSMLETFGKRVMRREVREDGIVRWRSTVFPAASAKVALLTDAAREVLPTIRQLVNAPVIIPKGESGVEVIGKGYHPHAGGTFITSGHVPDEVPLEEAKRLLMMTLEDFDFPAGGDASRAVASMISPAMKIGGWIEDDFPLDIAEADQSQSGKTYRQKMICAIYRESPSAITQAAGGVGSLDERVSTALITGRPFISFDNFRGRMDSQILETAIRGLGKVSARALRVAADIDCTPFLWQLSTNGAELTRDLANRSIITRIRKRDDSHSFKVYPEGDILAHIRHNQPLFLGAVQAVIREWVTRGRLMTTECRHDFRVWCRCMDWIVQNIFDLPPLLDGHREEQMRTANPKLQWVREIINAIVADGYGGEHLSASDLWDAAEEHDIPLPGRQASNEAGEVRVGKLLARLFKESNGDAITVDGRILERETVTEYEPITRNRRERRMYRISDV, from the coding sequence ATGTCCATCCCAATCAAGGAACTGCTTGCCGGGCGGAAGGCGCCGCCCAAGTCGTTCAATCCATCGATCGATTACTACAACTCCGCAAAGGCTAAAAGCCCGCGAGGAGTGACCACCTTGCGGGATTTTTTTGAGGCGGTTCGTTCTGACGAATATGCAGAGTCCGTCTCGAAAATCCGGGAATGCATCGCACACGGTGTCGACCCGGGGGAATTGAAAAAGGCTCTTCCGGCCGTTTCTATCAGTGGCACGGTCACCACCGGAGGCCGCAGCGGCGCGGCGACGGAAGGGCGATTCCAGCATTCCGGATTGCTGCAGATCGACCTCGACGGAAAGGATAACCCGAATTGGTCGCTTGGCGCCATGCGTGAAGCGCTGATGGCTGACCCGCACGTGGTGTCGGTGCTGACATCAGCCTCCGGCACCGGAGTGAAGGGATTCGCCAGGATTTCCCCGGATGTTGATCTCCACCTGGGTTCGTTCCTTGCCGCCGAAAGGCATTTCACAGCCGTCGGACTCGTGATCGACAAGGCGTGCAAGGACCCCGTCCGGCTGTGCTTCGTCTCACATGATCCCGACGCGTGGTTTCGTGATGATGAAGCCCGGATACTAGAACCGCTCACAGAAGCGGACGTTGAGAATGGGGATGGACTCATTCTTCATGAGACTGGTCCGCGCCCCCCCACTCTCCACGATCTGGAATCAATGCTCTCCTGCATCCCCAAGGGCATGCACTATGACGAGTGGAACAAGATCCTCTCGGCGGCATTTGCCCAGTTTGGCGAGTCCGCAATTCCCTATCTGGAAGCGTGGGACATGCGCAAGCCAGGGGAAATGCCCTACAAGCTGAAGACCCGAATGAAGGATTTCGGTTTCGGCACCTTGGTCATGAGGGCAAAGGAGAACGGGTGGGCACCGACGGTCGAATCTTCGATCGCCCCAAGGTCGCCGAAGACACCCGCCGCACCCAGCAAACCGGAGGCGAAGAGCTCCGACAAGAGTCTGATTCCTCCCCATGTCTTCCCGATACCGGCCAACGAAATCGGCCACGATCTGGCAGCTCGGCACATCTTCTCCGTAATCGGACCGACAAACCGCTTGTTCATGCGCGGCGTGACAGCGCACGAGGTTGCTCAGGAGCCCGCCGGTGATTTCACTCTTCTGCCGGTCAATCCGGAGCGTTTCGTCTCGATGCTTGAGACCTTCGGCAAGCGGGTCATGCGTCGCGAAGTGAGAGAAGACGGCATCGTGCGCTGGCGCAGCACTGTCTTTCCCGCGGCGAGCGCAAAAGTAGCGCTCCTCACGGATGCGGCGCGCGAAGTCCTGCCGACCATCCGCCAGCTTGTGAACGCGCCCGTTATCATTCCCAAAGGTGAGAGCGGCGTGGAGGTGATTGGGAAGGGATACCATCCACATGCCGGAGGGACCTTCATCACGTCGGGGCACGTGCCAGACGAAGTGCCGCTGGAAGAAGCAAAGCGGTTACTGATGATGACGCTAGAGGATTTCGATTTCCCCGCCGGTGGCGACGCATCCCGGGCGGTGGCCTCAATGATCTCGCCGGCCATGAAGATCGGCGGGTGGATTGAGGATGACTTTCCACTCGATATCGCCGAAGCGGACCAGAGCCAGTCGGGGAAAACCTACCGGCAGAAGATGATCTGCGCGATTTATCGGGAGAGCCCCAGCGCGATCACCCAGGCAGCCGGCGGGGTCGGCAGCCTTGACGAGCGTGTATCTACCGCCCTGATCACTGGTCGACCGTTCATCAGCTTCGACAACTTCCGCGGGCGCATGGACTCGCAGATTCTTGAAACAGCCATTCGCGGGCTGGGCAAAGTTTCCGCCCGGGCGCTCCGGGTAGCGGCAGACATCGACTGCACGCCCTTCCTGTGGCAACTTAGCACCAATGGCGCGGAGCTTACCCGCGACCTCGCAAATCGCTCGATCATCACGCGGATCCGGAAGCGCGACGATTCGCATTCGTTCAAGGTCTACCCAGAAGGCGACATCCTCGCTCACATTAGGCACAACCAGCCGCTCTTTCTCGGCGCCGTGCAAGCTGTCATCCGCGAATGGGTGACCCGTGGGCGACTGATGACGACAGAATGTCGCCATGACTTCCGCGTGTGGTGCAGGTGCATGGACTGGATTGTCCAGAACATCTTCGATCTTCCGCCGCTTCTTGATGGTCACCGGGAAGAGCAAATGCGCACCGCAAATCCGAAGCTTCAGTGGGTGCGGGAGATCATCAACGCGATTGTCGCCGATGGCTATGGCGGCGAGCATCTCAGTGCGTCTGATCTATGGGATGCCGCCGAAGAGCATGACATCCCGCTACCAGGTCGGCAGGCGAGCAACGAAGCGGGGGAAGTCCGGGTCGGAAAACTTCTAGCTCGGCTTTTCAAAGAGTCGAATGGCGATGCGATCACGGTCGACGGGAGGATATTGGAGCGCGAGACGGTCACGGAGTATGAGCCGATCACACGTAATCGACGGGAACGCCGGATGTATCGAATCTCTGATGTCTGA
- a CDS encoding terminase small subunit — MAGANPKKTKAAAPKEPKAEADPAFTVAAFSKATGCDRHTIAARLASLGAEPVGKSRTQSAGKFSLRDLVKAASLSTDADEMRLRKTTAETEKLELANARARGEWAEIAAVKKLGERVTVAIRSRILSMPLTDEEKDRCLLELRSLGEMDWSREA; from the coding sequence ATGGCAGGAGCGAACCCGAAGAAGACCAAGGCGGCAGCACCGAAGGAGCCGAAAGCGGAGGCGGATCCGGCGTTCACGGTGGCCGCTTTCTCGAAGGCGACGGGGTGCGACCGGCACACAATCGCGGCTCGGCTGGCGTCGCTCGGTGCGGAGCCGGTCGGGAAGTCCCGCACGCAATCCGCCGGCAAGTTCTCACTCCGTGACCTGGTGAAAGCCGCGAGCCTGTCGACCGATGCCGACGAGATGCGGTTGCGGAAGACGACGGCGGAAACGGAAAAGCTCGAGCTGGCGAACGCCCGGGCCCGCGGCGAGTGGGCCGAGATCGCCGCGGTAAAGAAACTCGGCGAGCGGGTGACGGTGGCGATCCGGAGCCGCATCCTGAGTATGCCTCTCACCGATGAGGAAAAGGACCGCTGCCTCCTGGAACTCCGATCGCTTGGTGAAATGGATTGGAGCCGCGAAGCATGA